A portion of the Candidatus Woesearchaeota archaeon genome contains these proteins:
- a CDS encoding GNAT family N-acetyltransferase: MTATYDTIEQRLEELFGSRDAGEQQEIRQRLAQARRLPRETPLTPDSRLPTDKRLYPTTINAERAEQGMQGLEVRLITDIFSELLPQAYWFAAQYFPTNEIDPQTTWADFLESSWKTPVVTAPSGSQEFIKYVCAAVIDKEGNYGQKGAVIGAADGTFLANHDTNTLYLSHIAVLESARKQGIASALENAMLSACNTLAMDAEKLLGTTYTLTPNGMKVQSMCGEIEFANLASEDGVHATVGRHIFHGKNGLSACGIRKRDGGVRYVQSDTTFGDKAYNAEEWTPVPLYFALRWIGNEQTQTVQGRTVKALLDLMYDGFIAADMTPEGVEADRNYAKKNVGARVTMYQFPTTPEQAVAFVQQQGETYGILSGVYREQNFAKDKADYKPTISPGDIPLILGGR; this comes from the coding sequence ATGACAGCAACATATGACACTATTGAACAACGATTGGAGGAGTTATTTGGCAGCAGAGATGCTGGAGAGCAGCAAGAGATACGCCAGAGATTAGCACAAGCACGGCGTTTGCCACGAGAAACCCCTCTAACACCAGATAGTAGATTACCGACAGATAAACGATTGTATCCTACAACGATAAACGCCGAAAGAGCGGAACAGGGGATGCAGGGATTAGAGGTTAGGTTAATTACCGATATATTTTCAGAGTTATTGCCCCAGGCATACTGGTTTGCAGCGCAGTACTTTCCAACGAATGAGATAGATCCACAAACCACGTGGGCTGACTTTTTGGAATCAAGTTGGAAAACTCCTGTGGTGACAGCACCTTCAGGAAGCCAAGAATTCATTAAATATGTCTGTGCAGCTGTTATTGATAAAGAAGGCAACTATGGCCAAAAAGGAGCAGTGATTGGCGCCGCCGATGGTACATTCTTGGCAAATCATGATACCAATACGCTTTACTTGTCGCACATTGCCGTGCTCGAGTCTGCACGAAAACAGGGCATTGCAAGTGCTTTGGAGAACGCCATGCTTTCTGCCTGCAACACGCTAGCAATGGATGCTGAGAAACTGCTTGGAACAACCTATACACTAACTCCAAATGGCATGAAAGTCCAATCCATGTGCGGTGAAATTGAATTTGCGAACTTGGCTAGTGAAGATGGTGTTCACGCAACCGTTGGCAGGCACATTTTCCATGGTAAAAACGGCTTATCGGCCTGCGGCATACGAAAGAGAGATGGTGGAGTCAGATATGTGCAAAGTGATACAACCTTTGGTGACAAAGCATACAACGCAGAAGAATGGACTCCTGTCCCCTTATACTTTGCACTACGATGGATAGGCAATGAACAAACGCAGACTGTTCAAGGAAGAACCGTCAAAGCATTGCTTGATTTAATGTACGACGGATTTATTGCAGCAGATATGACACCTGAAGGCGTTGAAGCTGATAGGAACTATGCAAAAAAAAATGTAGGAGCACGAGTAACAATGTACCAATTTCCAACAACGCCTGAACAAGCAGTTGCTTTTGTCCAACAGCAAGGAGAAACCTACGGCATTTTGTCTGGAGTTTACCGAGAACAAAACTTTGCAAAAGACAAAGCTGATTATAAACCAACAATTAGCCCAGGAGATATCCCACTTATTTTAGGGGGAAGATAA